CAGGGCGGCGCGAAAGGCGAAAAAGAGGAACGTGAACGGCAGCGCGAGGAAGATGACCTCGACGTAAGCCAACGCCTCGACGAACACCTCCCCGCGGGCGCCGATCAGCGCCAGCAGTTCGTGGCGGAAGGCGAGGCCGAGCGCGGCGAGGGCACCCGAGACGACGAGCGTGAGCAGGATCGTCTGGGCGACGACGTTGTCGGCCGCGCGGTCCTCGCCGGCGCCGACGTGCTGGGAGACGAGCGCGATGGTCGCGGCGGTGATCCCCATCGCCGTCGAGACGAACATCCACGACAGCGGGAACATCAGCGAGACGGCGGCGACGGCCTCGGCGCTCACCCGGCCGACCCAGAACATGTCGGCGAGGTTGTAGACCGTCTGCAGCAGGTTACCGAGCACCAGCGGCCACGCTAGCCGGAGGAGGTTCGGCGGGATCGCTCCCGTCGTCATGTCGACCCGCTTGCGCTCGGCGTCGGCCACTCGTGGGATCGTCGCGGGGCGGCCCCAAAAGAGCTCTCCCTCCCGTCCGGGGTTGCCGGGGGCCGCGCGGCGGTTCCCGGACCAGAACCCCTAGCTCGGCCGCCGCGCCGAGACCTCGTCTACCGGGTCGGACGACTCGTCGGCCGCGCCGCGGTAGGTGTCGATTCCCAGCAGCCGGCTGAGGACGCACGTCCGCAGGAGGCCCGTCGCGAGGACGACGGCACCCGCGACGAGCGCGACTGCGGCGGGGACGGTTCCAATGGCGACGACCCCGGCGAGGGCCGCTACTCCGACGACGATCAGGACCGGCCCGACGACGAGGCGCCAGGTCCGGTCGAATCCACCGACGTTCTTCTTCACGGGTATCACTCCGCGTCCGAGAGACGCGTGAGGGGGGTACGCCGCCGCGGGAGATAACCTCGCCGCCGCGACGGCCGCCTCGCGAGCGCGACGCGCACGCCGCGCACACCCGCGCTGTCGTGTGATTTCGTGCGAAAACGTTATCCGACCCTCGGCCGTAGCCGGCGACGATGACCGAGGCTCGAGGAGCGCGAGGTGACCCGCCGTGGAGCTGATAATCACGGAGAAGGACAACGCCGCGCGGCGGATCACGGACATCCTCAGCGGCGGGTCGATGGACGCCAGCCGGGAGAACGGCGTCAACGTCTACGAGTGGGGCGGCAAGCGGTGCGTGGGGCTGTCGGGCCACGTCGTCGGCGTCGACTTCCCGCCGGAGTACTCCGACTGGCG
The Salinilacihabitans rarus DNA segment above includes these coding regions:
- a CDS encoding YgaP family membrane protein, translating into MKKNVGGFDRTWRLVVGPVLIVVGVAALAGVVAIGTVPAAVALVAGAVVLATGLLRTCVLSRLLGIDTYRGAADESSDPVDEVSARRPS